From Seriola aureovittata isolate HTS-2021-v1 ecotype China chromosome 16, ASM2101889v1, whole genome shotgun sequence, one genomic window encodes:
- the fam221a gene encoding protein FAM221A isoform X2, producing the protein MRMKNRLYVSYGIPGGIDCKLIGPETQCFCTHRYKQHKTDFEVLPSERPLALPCQVRGCHCPGYQYVPRNGPNPVRCRCKHLPQDHSESTGHLCKKCSSCSGFQSPYICGCGQPCSAHQTLVETKPEREARGQPVGTDVPYAAMGGLTGFSSLLDGYLTLEACGSDQDREESCQQGSSASRINQTSTKASGSKQTLK; encoded by the exons ATGCGCATGAAAAACAGGCTGTATGTGAGCTATGGAATACCAGGAGGTATCGACTGCAAACTAATTGGTCCTGAGACACAGTGCTTCTGTACACATAG GTACAAGCAACATAAGACAGACTTTGAAGTGCTTCCCTCTGAGCGGCCCCTGGCCCTACCATGCCAGGTTAGGGGATGTCACTGTCCTGGCTATCAGTATGTTCCTCGAAATGGGCCAAACCCTGTCCGCTGCAGGTGTAAACACCTACCTCAGGATCACAGTGAATCTACTGGCCACTTGTGCAAGAAAT GCAGTTCCTGTTCTGGGTTCCAGAGCCCCTACATCTGCGGGTGTGGCCAGCCCTGCTCTGCCCACCAGACCCTG GTTGAGACGAAACCCGAGAGGGAGGCGCGGGGTCAGCCAGTAGGCACGGATGTCCCATATGCTGCCATGGGGGGGCTGACGGGGTTCAGCTCCCTATTGGACGGTTACCTCACCCTGGAGGCCTGTGGCTCAG AtcaagacagagaagagagctGCCAGCAGGGAAGCTCAGCATCCAGGATTAACCAAACATCTACAAAAGCATCTGGCtctaaacaaacattaaaatga
- the fam221a gene encoding protein FAM221A isoform X1 yields METTCLDKSALKAVDEYWEYRRIVGDDDRGRLFTPEQYEEYKRTVLPMRMKNRLYVSYGIPGGIDCKLIGPETQCFCTHRYKQHKTDFEVLPSERPLALPCQVRGCHCPGYQYVPRNGPNPVRCRCKHLPQDHSESTGHLCKKCSSCSGFQSPYICGCGQPCSAHQTLVETKPEREARGQPVGTDVPYAAMGGLTGFSSLLDGYLTLEACGSDQDREESCQQGSSASRINQTSTKASGSKQTLK; encoded by the exons ATGGAGACAACATGTCTTGATAAATCGGCTTTAAAAGCAGTTGATGAGTACTGGGAGTACAGAAG GATTGTGGGTGATGACGATAGAGGTAGGCTGTTCACCCCAGAGCAGTATGAGGAGTACAAGAGGACGGTGCTCCCTATGCGCATGAAAAACAGGCTGTATGTGAGCTATGGAATACCAGGAGGTATCGACTGCAAACTAATTGGTCCTGAGACACAGTGCTTCTGTACACATAG GTACAAGCAACATAAGACAGACTTTGAAGTGCTTCCCTCTGAGCGGCCCCTGGCCCTACCATGCCAGGTTAGGGGATGTCACTGTCCTGGCTATCAGTATGTTCCTCGAAATGGGCCAAACCCTGTCCGCTGCAGGTGTAAACACCTACCTCAGGATCACAGTGAATCTACTGGCCACTTGTGCAAGAAAT GCAGTTCCTGTTCTGGGTTCCAGAGCCCCTACATCTGCGGGTGTGGCCAGCCCTGCTCTGCCCACCAGACCCTG GTTGAGACGAAACCCGAGAGGGAGGCGCGGGGTCAGCCAGTAGGCACGGATGTCCCATATGCTGCCATGGGGGGGCTGACGGGGTTCAGCTCCCTATTGGACGGTTACCTCACCCTGGAGGCCTGTGGCTCAG AtcaagacagagaagagagctGCCAGCAGGGAAGCTCAGCATCCAGGATTAACCAAACATCTACAAAAGCATCTGGCtctaaacaaacattaaaatga
- the ccdc126 gene encoding coiled-coil domain-containing protein 126, which translates to MLGALLRRNMSQKLSVLLLVFGLAWGLMLLRYTVQQPRHQSSAELREQILELSRRYVKVLTEENQNAPGGPQGTSMAGYADLKRTIAVLLDDILTRLVKLEGKIELVVNASSTNTSHTAGGVLASSHPGTSRLHPHMPNRPRPHQGA; encoded by the exons ATGCTGGGTGCACTCCTGCGGAGGAACATGTCCCAGAAGCTGAGCGTGCTGCTGCTGGTATTCGGCCTGGCATGGGGTCTTATGCTGCTGCGCTACACCGTGCAGCAGCCTCGACATCAGAGCAGTGCTGAGCTGCGTGAGCAGATCCTGGAGCTCAGTCGGCGATATGTTAAGGTCCTGACAGAGGAGAACCAGAACGCACCAGGTGGGCCGCAGGGAACCTCCATGGCTGGTTATG ctgatctgAAGCGGACTATAGCTGTTTTGCTGGATGACATCCTAACGCGGCTAGTCAAACTGGAGGGCAAAATCGAATTGGTGGTCAATGCCTCCTCCACTAACACTTCCCACACAGCAGGGGGCGTCCTGGCCTCCAGCCATCCAGGGACATCCCGCCTTCACCCACACATGCCTAATAGGCCTCGACCACATCAAGGAGCATAG
- the tra2a gene encoding transformer-2 protein homolog alpha: MSDIEDGNCEARGSRSPSKSDRGSPARVKSESRSGSPSPSRASKRSESRSRSRSKSRSRSRRHSNRRYSRSRSRSYSHRRKSRSRSYSPEYRRRRSQSTSPMSNRRRHTGSRSHDFTKEAYSHGGDADVRANPDPSTCLGVFGLSLYTTERDLREVFSRYGPLAGVNVVYDQRTGRSRGFAFVYFERIEDSKEAMERANGMELDGRRIRVDYSITKRPHTPTPGIYMGRPTHNGGGGGGSGSSGGGGGGGGGSSSGSRRGRDSYYDRGYDRYDRYDEYDYRYSRRRSPSPYYSRYRSRSRSRSYSPRRY; the protein is encoded by the exons ATGAGCGACATTGAGGATGGAAACTGCGAAGCACGG GGGTCACGGTCCCCATCTAAATCGGATCGTGGGAGTCCAGCTCGGGTCAAGTCGGAGAGCAGGTCTGGCTCCCCGAGCCCATCCCGGGCCTCCAAACGCTCTGAGTCCAGATCCCGTTCTCGGTCAAAATCTAG gTCTCGATCTAGGCGGCACTCAAACCGCCGTTATAGCCGTTCACGCTCTCGGTCCTATTCCCATCGGAGGAAGTCACGCTCTCGTTCCTACAGCCCCGAATACCGCCGCAGGAGGAGCCAGAGTACTTCTCCCATGTCAAACCGGCGCCGCCACACTGGCAGCAGG AGCCATGACTTCACAAAAGAAGCATACAGTCATGGTGGTGATGCTGATGTTAGG GCGAACCCTGATCCCAGCACATGTTTGGGAGTGTTTGGATTGAGCCTGTACACCACAGAGCGTGACCTGAGGGAGGTGTTTTCGCGCTATGGTCCTTTGGCTGGGGTCAATGTGGTGTACGACCAGCGCACGGGTCGCTCCCGTGGCTTTGCCTTTGTTTACTTCGAGAGAATCGAGGATTCCAAAGAG GCGATGGAGCGAGCCAACGGCATGGAGCTGGACGGGAGGCGGATCAGAGTAGATTATTCCATTACCAAACGTCCCCATACCCCTACACCAGGGATCTACATGGGCCGACCAACTCA CAACGGCGGCGGGGGTGGCGGAAGCGGCAGcagtggcggcggcggcggcggcggtggcggcagcagcagtggcagcaggagagggagagactcGTACTATGACCGTGGCTACGACCGCTATGACAGATATGACGAGTATGACTATAGGTATAG TCGCAGGCGCTCTCCATCACCCTACTACAGTCGATACAGGTCTCGCTCACGGTCTCGCTCTTACAGCCCAC gaCGATACTAA